From the genome of Polypterus senegalus isolate Bchr_013 chromosome 8, ASM1683550v1, whole genome shotgun sequence:
GAGGTGATCTCTTAAAGTTAACTAATTGAGGGACAGCAAATGAAATACAGCATGAGCCTCAGTACAAATGTTGAGACTATCTTGGCATTCGTTTTATTTGGTTGACTGTGTTACAGTAAGTGGCCACTGCATCTGGAAAGGGAACACTGGGGTCTGGGAGTGAATTAAGTTCATCTGCTATGAGCTCTCCTGGTAGTTGAGCCTCAGGAACCTCGAGACCCTCCTCACCACGTCCAGATGGTTCATCCCAGTCAACTCCATAATGTTCAATCACCTGCCATTTGAATTACACGGAGCATACCTACATattgtaatttaaacaaaatggcTACCATAAAATAGTGTGATTTAAGCATGAGATgtaatatatatagagatataattatatattatatactatataatttaaatttacatttccattttagcagaaaatacctcccataatAAGGCATGCCCTGTGACAGAAGTGGTGATGTCTGCCACTGTAACCCTGCAGCTCGTCTCATCACTTAGGAGTGAAGCCTCTGGAAAGTCCAACTCTGTTACAAGTTGTGCTTGGacacataaaacacaaagagacCTCCAGGCACTTGATGACTAAAGCCTTTAATGACACTCGGCACATTCTGGCCTGCTCATTGTTGTTGGGCTCTCCTGCTGAACTTTTCTGATTAAGAGGACCTGAAGACCGTCTGTGGCGAAGAGGAACAGCCAAGAAATAAAGCGAGAGCTGGTGAGCCCACCAAACAAGTCTTTAATGACAGCAGACCCCTCTCTGTCTCAGGGCCTATGCTGGGAACTGAGTGGTGGGTCAGCagtcttctttgtattttatgAGCTGCATGTCACTTTGTGTCACATTTGGACACACAGTTTTGTTAATTAGTGAACATATCTGAGGTTGGCAAGGCCTTCTTAACAGCGGCCATTTCTCTCTTTTGTATTTAGGTCCTGAAGTTTCAGTTTTTATCCTGCAGTCTTGTGAAAGTCTGAACAGTGAGGAGTTTGTACGCGTGAGTTtgtgatgttatttatttgatcattGTGATGAGTGTCTTTGACACTTCATGACCCCTGCTGGtgtgaccgtgtgtgtgtgtgtgtgtgtgtgtgtgtgtgtatgtatgtcacACAAGTGCTGGCATACTTTCATTTGTCTTTTccactttttcttttgttctgtgcTCTTGTTGTTTTCCactcttttttctctgtttcacccactctcttatttttcttttcctaattcaCTTTCCTCTGTTCCTAAGATACCACATTTTGCTGTAATAGGAGAAGAAAGATGAGAATGGGAGTGAGGCCATAAGGCATGATTggtaaaaattagaaaaaataaataaagcaagaaaaaaggaaatactgagagaagaaaagagtatgaaattaacaaaaagttcAGGGGGAATTATGAATCTCCTGAGCCACTAAAggcggcatggtggtacagtgggtagcgctgctgcctcacagtaaggtttGTGTCCCAAGTCCTCcccacgtggagtttgcatgttctccctgtgtctgcgtgggtttcctcctggtgctccggtttcctcccacagtccaaagacatgcaggttagatgcattggtgattctaaattgtccctagtgtgttatgtgtgtgtgtgtgtgtgtgtgccctgtggtgggctggcgcccagcccggggtttgttttctcccttgcaccctgcgttgactcggatttgctccagcagaccccctagttagggttggatggatggatggatgggccacTAAGCCATTCCTGGTTGTAGAAGAGAAGCTGGTGGGCATTGACCCCCCAAACTGTATCTGTAGATGTATGACCTCTAAATATGGATATGGACACTGAAGCAGTGGCTGGGAAATCAGGTTATGATGGTGGAGTCCCCAAGTCCACGTCAAGGGCAGGAGTAGGGTAAGCAGTGTGGAGAGTGGAGTGAAGAATATTTACACGTGGCAGATTTTACATGCCTGATGCCTTCATAACTGTTGCTAGTCAGGTTTAGAAGTTTATTAGCCGGCTTTCCAAGTGTTACCCACTAGAGAACGTTTAAAGTTGTAAAGGTAGAAAGGAATTCCATAACACTGCTCATTAGAACAAAATTGTTCTTAATATCTTAAGGAAAGATTtaaatattgtgaggtttctgaactattttggaCCCCCTCCCTACCAACGGGATGACATGCCAAAGTGAGATTGGAGGGCTGCTTGTCTGTCGCTGAGGCAACCTCAGGTTCGCAGCACCGCGGCACAACTACAGGCCGATCGAGATtgtgctataagcgcctgtcactGATGAGTGATGTAAGGAACGTTATAAATTCAAGGGACAGTATATCATTGCCACTGACCTGGCTCCGATcctgcccatttgctgtgtctgtgtatagcagagtggtagatcccgcagcaataaataaccgtgctgttcctgtttcatgaTGAATAAAGTGGGTTTAAATAAGGTACTGTGACTCGCACATCACAATATATGAACATGAATCAAATATGTAAGGCAAGCATGCTCTTTATCACACCACCATCCCACCTTGCTTGCTGtcgtttctctgtctctgttctcTAACCCCAAACTGCAGTGCAccgcaataaataaataatccaaatacaTAATCCACTATAAAGAGCTGTGCTTGTGGACAATAAAAACACTGATAATAAGTTcgaaagcccaatctaaatccattcaGATATTAGCTTCTGCTCCATTTCTTCCAGCACAGCACATCTTTCTAAACCTGTCTACCCAGTTCACCCCATTGGGCCTTCTCAGCTGGCAGAGACCCTCTCTGCTCAGCTCTCTGCCCAGGCTCCTTTTATCCATCGACTGATGAACTGCAGAATGTCAATAGAGAACAGCTGAGCTAACCATAATGAGCAATCAGGTCACCTGACCACTGACACCAGCAGCAATGCCACCTCAATGTGGAGCtaccacacacacagacacacacaccattaCAGACCCCTCACCACAAACAGCTTCTGTCTGAGTCTGCCGAGGACTACCTGGTGCTGGTCACAATACACGTCTCATAAAACTGAATTACATTACTAGACAGGCTCTGTTCCTAACTTGTGTCTCCTCAGATGTCCTCTCTTGTCTGCTCTCAGGTCTCACTTTAAATCTCCTCGTTtctctgactgattctctctgtctgtctctcctctGACAGACAATGGCCGAAGCCCAGCTGACTGGATTACAGGATGAGATCACCTGCTTGatgtgtctggacaccctgagTGACCCCGTCTCAATCCtctgtggtcacagtttctgtctgaagtgcctcactgactactgggatcagagccaagagtgcagctgtcctcagtgcagaagGACCTTCACCACGAGGCCTGAACTTCACAGAAACATTGTGCTGAATgaaatcataacaaaaataaaaaagccaagaCTCAGTCCTCATCCATCTCAAAGTTATGCCAGCCCTGGAGATGTGGAGTGTGACACCTGTACTGAGAAGAAGTTACGAGCAGTGAAGTCCTGTCTGACCTGCATGATTTCCttctgtcagactcacctgcagcccCACTTTGAAATAGCAGCCTGGAAGGAGCACAAGCTGACTGATCCAGTTAGAAATCTGAAGGAGGAGATCTGTGCAGAACATCTCAAGAGTCTGGagatattctgtaaaactgaCGAGACCTGCATCTGTGTGATGTGTGTGGTGAATGAACACAGTGGGCATCAAATAGTGGAGCTGGAGACAGAAAGAGAGGAAAAACAGGTGAGTGGGGTTTAGTGTTTaatgaaaacaaaggaaataacAAGAGTTAAGAAATTTCTAAAAGTAGTTTGATTAGAGACATCCAGGTGTCCATTTGAGGAGTTTATATGTTCTTGTCTATGATGGTagggagctggagtctatcctggtGAGACAGGGCACAAGACATGACGTGTCTGTTCATCATTAAAGTTTTTACCCAGGAACACTTTGGAAAGTCAGAGTTGAGAGAAATGTGTGCATGATGTACAGTTCAGAGATTTACGTATAACTCTGGATATGGTGGACACCTGATAGATAGAGAGAACAGCAATATATAACTAACATATatgaaagagacagacagacagacactatataatagatggtaAGTAGGTAGGTAGGTAAGTGGGTAGCACTTAACATGTTCTAATGGGAAATTTAGCATTTAGACAAActccaaaaacaaattgaaatctaACATAAGAGAAATAAGCCACAGAAACAGACACAAGAATTACAAGAAATAGCTAATGATGAGAGAGCAGACTCAGTAAGGCACTATAAATGTTTATCACTGCTGGTAGGTtggttggtataaaggagcctcttGACACCCTTCAGCTGACATGTCACagttcagcattgttcataatggcactcagttttatcttcattctCTCCACCTCTACTTGCTCCAGGGGCTCCAGAGTGTGCCCCATATCTAAGCCTGCCTGCTTAATCAGTTTGTtcattcggtgggcctctcttgaagtgatgttaccactAAGCATACCAGACTGGCCATCTCAGAGTCACAGAACATATAAAGGATGTCATTTCCATTATTAAAGGAACACAATATACTAAGGAAGGAGAAGACTGTTCTCTTCTATAATTcttctgtgttccgagaccagtccaacctgtcattgatatgaacccccaagtacttgtaggagtggaccacctctacatccactccttgaatagtgatcaGTTATAGAGGCCCATATTGGGTGATAATCAATCATCAGTTGCTTGGCCTTGCTGATGTTAATGTGCAGACAATAccttttgcaccaagaaacaaagttctccccctgactcctctcctctgtctcagcCCCTTTATCAGTACACCCTGTcagtgtagaatcatctgagaatttctgcaagtgacatgacctgctgttttatttataatcAAAGTTGTACATAGTGAAGAGCAAAGCAGACAggtctgttccttgtggtgctccagtgttgcccaCACAACTCAGTCcttaagtctcacaaactgtggtctgctcaACAGATAgcccatcatccaggacaccataggttcatccacctggatggtactgaaggcactggagaaatcaaaacactTACCTGTAATCCTCCTGCCTGGTGAAGATAAGCCTTGTAAGGCAGATTGATATCATCGACTTCAATCTTTGTCCATTAGACAGACTGCTGTATGGGTTCAGGTGGTCTCCCACattcatatagtccaggacctgCCATTGAAAAAGATTTGATGATGTAAAACATAAGTGCCaatggtctgtagtcattaggtgcaGATTTTCTGAAGTCTTGTGGACAAACCAAACAGGTCTAAGAGTCTGTCTTTGTGTCTCATTGTGGGTTGTGTccagccatgttgaatttccagtTGTTTATACACGTCAGTACTCCAGCTActtattaaatgtaatatttggttGAATGTTTTGGATTTGGGGTTTTGTTTGGTATATAGCCCTTTAGTCAGCATgttcttctttgttatttttagtaTGTAACTCTATTTTTGATATTGTGGTATTGACTCTGTATCTTCATTgtcttatttatttgattttgtttggAGTTTTCTTCTTGTACTGTATGTTCCTCTTCTGCTCTCCTGCTCATTCGCTATTTTAAATTTGAGcttcatgttaaactttcttaacTCCACAGCCTTGCCAGGACTGGCATGTGGCACAGACAGTCCCTCTGATAAGCCCACCTTGTCTGTCTAATCTTAGCTTCTCACTCTTTACATTGTTCTTGCACCGCTGTGTGTCAATGCACCCTCTTGTAGCCCACTGACACATGGGGTCCAGCTGCTGTAGAATGGCGTTTTTTATTTATGATATTGCCTACTGCTGTACTGAGCTCTCTTCCACATCTGTAGCATGCTCTCTTATCACTTCTTCATGACCAGTTTGTATACCACTGACTGATTTGAACCCTTGGTTATAGTCCCCTGGCTCATCTTGCAGGCCCTGCTCATCTTTACTGATGGTGTCAGTCACCTGTGCAGTCACTTTGGCCATCGCTATTAATTGAGGCTTAATGTGGTCCTCTCTCACAACCTAATGCAGCCCACCATGGAGTAATTTGTTTCCTCATCTTCATAACTGAAAGAGTATGTTGAGTTACTTAACTttctgttgttttcttatttcttgaattaagttttaaaaggtgttcatttttttctcttggcTTCAGTTATAAcgtgttcttcttttttatattttcactggTTGCTCATTTGATTTTCTGTCAGGTTTATCTGAGGTCTTCAGACAGTAAGTGAATTCTGATAAGACCCCCatgtgtcctcttgtgtgtccaaacagaaacagctggaggCAACACTGAGTGAAATCAGGAGGAGaattgaagagaaagagaagacactgaaggagatgaggaGGGCGATGGAGCAGATGAAGGTGAGTAGAATTAAGAAgacacttcatatcaaagagaggagaaataaattaaaaatagaagagCCGGCAGAGCTTCACTAGTAAAGACATGTAGGGACAGGAAAATGCGTTTTCCATGTTTTATTTGTGGTTCAGACAGTATGACCCCAATGTCCTTTGCATTTTCagccacacttttattttcatccCCTAACATCAACTCAATCTGCAGGTTGGCACTGATGTTCTATATTTTCTCAGTGGGCACAATGTTCCTTTCTGGacttttcttgttcatttttgagtCCCAACTTTGTTTTACTCCATATCTTTAGGTGTTCCAGTGGTTGAGTGAGTGCAGTTTTGATAGTTGTGATTGCTTTTCTTTAGGCATCGTGAGGGTTCTgagctcttttgagaccctctccAATGGAGCTGCACAGCGAAATGTGACTTGACACGTCTGTCAAGGGCTGCTTGTCCAATGCCGAAGCAACCACAGGTTCACAACGCCACTCAAGCAATTACAAGTTCACAGCCTCCCTGCTTAATGAATCTGTCACCTGATGGGTGATGCAGAGAACATTATAACCTGGCCCCATCCCTGCTTGTTTGCTGTATCCCTGTGTAAGGAAGTGGTAGCTCCTGTTTGAATAAATTACCTTGCTGTTCTTTTTTGTAttagaataaagctggttttcttGAAGCCCTTAGACTAGGCCTCTTCTTTACAGTACAAGACAGTGGCTCATGTGTCATATAGTACCAGAAATGGGGTCTTACACCAATGGATCCCCAAGAGACACACGATATCCCACTACCAGCAGAGTAAGATGAGGCTCCAGCTGGCCCTCCTGCCTTTGCTCATCCCAGGGGtgtgctggtgaagatggctCCTGCAGATGACCCTGAAAGTTACCTACTATATTTTGCTTCAAACGCATGGCAACACTGATGCACTGGGACAGGGGAAGCTGGGCAGCTATCTTAGCCCAGTTTTTGATCAGAGAGGCAATACAGGTTATGTGAGATTTACCTTCTGACAGGTTTAATGATTATGATTTTGTGAAGCAACAGGTCCTCCTCCTTATAGCCATGAACCCTGTGGCCAAGGGATGCCAGTTTTATCTGAGGCGTATTGACCTGGACTGCCCTATATGAACACAGATCCAGAATTAGGTTTACCTGACTCAAAGCTAGTTGTGCAGAGACAGGTTCGAGTGCATTGCGGAGAAGCTCACTATTGACACAATCCTGCCAGGGGTAAATGATATTTGTGATGAGTTGCTCCAGAATGACGTCCATTTGCTACTAGACCTAACTCGCAGACTGGAGGGCgcatatagttgtgcttgaaagcttgtgaaccctttagaattttctatatttctgcacaaATATGACCTAaatcatcatcagattttcactcaagtcctaaaagtagataaagagaaaccagttaaacaaatgagacaaaaatattatacttggtcatttatttattaaggaaagtgatagaatattacatatttgtgagtggcaaaagtaagtgaacctttgctttcagtatctggtgtgacagcaataactgcaattaaacatttccggtaacttttgatcattcctgtacaccagcttggaggaattttagcccattcctccatacagaacagcttcaactctgagatgttggtgggtttcctcacattaactgctcacttcaggtccttccacaacatttcgattggattaaggtcaggactttgacttggtcattccaaaacattaactttattctttagaacgacttgtgtgcttgtCTGTCTGCCCACATTAAACAACTGAGCTCCCAGTGGACCCTTTTCATTGAAATTTaatatatggattatttaaaggaTTTGTGTATCAGAAAAGTTCAATTATTGTTAAGATATATAGGGCAAGTTTTACacatttctgaaatttcaaaaacttcctttttaaaaaaaaaatcaatgatttttttaaattgcctgtCTTAAAATAGAGGAACACCCAGTTTGACCTTAATTACGAATTTAGtctttcagttttactttgagATAGCTTATTACAACATTTAGAAGTTCATATTGTACATGTCCAGTAGACACTACTGATGACAGAAACCCCCAGTGCAATTTATTGAAACACTAGCAGAGCTgaaaatcaatatactgtagattttatCTATTCATTAAGTACTACttcgaaaaaatatatttaagaaatgtgtgtttagggttgttgtcttgctgcatgacccaccttctcttgagattcagttcatggacagatgtcctgacattttcctttagaattctctgatataattcagaattcattgttccatcactgaaggcaagccatcctggcccagatgcagcaaaacaggccaaaaccatgatactaccaccaccatgtttcactgatgggataaggttcttatgctggaatgcagtgttttcctttctccaaacataacacttttcatttaaaccaaaaagttctattttggtctcatccatccacaaaacattcttccaatagccttctggtttgtccacgtgatctttagcaaactgcagacgagcagcaatgttttttttggagagcagtggctttctccttgcaaccctgccatgcacaccattgttgttcagtgttctcctgatggtggacacatgaaaatgaacattagccaatgtgagagaggccttcagttgcttagaagttaccctggggtcctttgtgacctcgccgactattacacaccttgctcttggagtgatctttgttggtcgaccacacctggggagggtaacaatggtcttgaatttcctccatttgtacacaatctgtctaactgtggattggtggagtccaaactctttagagatggttttgtaaccttttccagcccgatgagcatcaacaactctttttctgaggtcttcagaaatctcctttgtttgtgccatgatacacttccacaaacgtgttgtatagagcagactttgatagatccttgttctttaaataacacaaggtacccactcacacctgattgtcatcccttTGATTGGAAACCCCTGACTCGAATTTcatcttcaaactaactgctaatcctagaggttcacatacttttgccactcacaaatatgtaatatccgatcattttcctcaataaataaatgactaagtataatatttttgtctcatttgtttaactggtttctctttatctacttttaggactgaaAATCTGAatatgttttaggtcatttttatgcagaaatatagaaaattctaaagggttcacaaactttcaagcataactGTAAGCCACCTGGAAGCAGAGGGGCTACCCAAACTTGGCCCCAACTTCGACACAACCCTATACTACCggtggaagaagaagaaatcacggGAACTCTACAGTGGGGTCCAAGCATACGTGCTTTCACTGTGATCAACCAGGACATCTGGCTCGGGAATGCCGACTCCAACCTGCAAAACTATGGACATCGGTCTGGCCCAGGTATGTGGCTCACATGATTCCCCCAAGATGTTAGAGAGAGACAAGTTTAAGGTCTTTTTTAAGTTGGCCAGATGTGAAATCCCAGCACTGTAGACCTCTGGTAGCAACCTCTGTGTAGTCCATTGAGACATGATCCAGCAGATGTCTTACAAGACCACAGACCGGGTGAATATCTGCTGTGTCCATGGGAACATTAAAACTGTATAAGACTATTTTACTCCCTCTgaaattttaaagggaaaaactTTAAAGTTTGAACTGCTATTTCAGAGGCTTCACCCTGGCCTCTTTTAATAGGGAAGAGGAATGTCCTCTTCCCACAGGTCTTGACCACCTGAAGAACACCTCCCTCTGTAATAGATACTGAGGGGGTCATGGCTGACAACGTCAATTAAGGAGCCAGGTTGAAATTGAATCTTAGTTGTCCAGTGAGGTGGGACATGGATTCTCAATTGAGGACCCGTGACAACTGGCAGACTTCACCACCCAGTCACTCGCGCCATCAACCTCTCCAATCTGGACAACTGCTACAGACCCCGACGAAGCCATAGTAGCGGGAGAGTGCAATGCTGCATCAAGTGCAGAGGAAGCAGAGACTGCCACTTAGACTGAAGCCTACCTGCAACGAGCCGACAGCAGCATAGACTTTGTATTCAAACAAGATGACTCTTAATACATggtgtttcctttagaagcaaaagctccctaattggaatatgTTCTTTTAAATTGCGCCATTTTAAGTAacaatatagagatatgatattaaaaggcgatatccctcccatagtgatacagcggtTACAAATCACATCAGAGATatatacttagctttctttaatgatgatttacgcaGCTTTACAAACAGAGGAAGCTATAGCAGACCATACACAAGGTCGAatcttgatgtatacagtctgccattttcctttgctgcgctgaaaggattttcgggaCGGATGATGATAACATGATCCGAccgtcagcttcaaagggtttggtcATCGTCTAAGCCTTTTTATACTGGCTGCTTCATGTGCTGGTCCTCTCTgatctccaaacaaggacagtaaaaggACTCAACCCTACCTccaaaaaatacaagaatagcacaatgcctacactCGCAGCTGTCCTTCATTCTACAAACTGCTAAAGTAAtggttttctaaatgcaggcagactagcccctgtgtgccaaacttagcctgctcatgtgaatgaatccataaaagtgttttacagagacagtgacattaaccttaatactataacaaacttattataacacaTGGAGATGAAGAACTTTAAAACAGCACACTTTTAAATTAAGAATAGTTTCTTGTATTGGATGATTCCTGATTGCATGAGGGACGAGAGGATCGAACAGTTGATAGTGCCAAGCAGACATAGAGAGACAGTTTTAGAAATTGCTCAAACCAATGACTTGGGGGACCAAGATGAAAGAAAGCGTTTCAAAACACATTTATTGGGTGAATATGGGCCGAGATGTGGAGCAGTTTTGTAGGGCATGTCCCAACTGACAGGTTGTTTCTGCTCATAGACCCACTACGGCTCTCACTGATGCCTATTTTGGATATCCCCTTTGAGAGGGTTGGGGTAGATATTGTGAGCCTGCTCCTCAAGAGAAAAAATGGCTTTCAGATTATGTGTTGGTTGATTATGTGACAGGATACCCCGACGTGGCAACTCTATGGAGGGAGAATACACAGACTGTAGCTCTCTCGCAAATATTCACATGTATTGGCTTAGCACGCATCTCTTGTTTAATGAAGCACCTGTGTGAGAGCCTGGCAATGTAGCAATTGAGCACCACTGTTTATCATCCACAGACGAATGCCCTGATTTGAACAGTTTAATAAAATGCTGAAACACATGATACAGCGGGTGACCCATGATGACCTAACCTCCTGGGTTACCATATTGCCTTCTCTCCTGTTTGCTTTTTGGGAATCCCTCCAAGCATCCACCGGGTTGAGTCCttacaaactgctgtttggccATTGACCATGCAGGGTTTTAGACATTTTTCAGGCAGAATGGACAGGGGTTTGTGATACACCTCGTGTCGTGAGTTTTGTGGATCTTGTTGTTTCGCTCCAAGAACAgatctcaaattttttttttgttctttattttgccttatacaattt
Proteins encoded in this window:
- the LOC120533646 gene encoding E3 ubiquitin/ISG15 ligase TRIM25-like codes for the protein MAEAQLTGLQDEITCLMCLDTLSDPVSILCGHSFCLKCLTDYWDQSQECSCPQCRRTFTTRPELHRNIVLNEIITKIKKPRLSPHPSQSYASPGDVECDTCTEKKLRAVKSCLTCMISFCQTHLQPHFEIAAWKEHKLTDPVRNLKEEICAEHLKSLEIFCKTDETCICVMCVVNEHSGHQIVELETEREEKQKQLEATLSEIRRRIEEKEKTLKEMRRAMEQMKAS